The following DNA comes from Hordeum vulgare subsp. vulgare chromosome 3H, MorexV3_pseudomolecules_assembly, whole genome shotgun sequence.
GATATTTCTATATAATAACAGAAAGTTGGATGACCTAGAAATGGTCGACTAGTTTAAGCTGGTGATATGCATCCGATGGACCTTCGTCGGCAGGGAAAAAACGGCCGTAAAATAAGgcatctgcttcccgccctttgggctgctgaaaatgacctttagtctcggttacaGACATCAACCAGGACTAACTGTTATTTTCAGCGGCCCAAAAGGGTGAAAagtagaggcctttagtccccggTTGGTGGTCTCAGCCGGAACTATaagtgggcctttagtcccggttggtggtctCAACCGGGACTATAagtgggcctttagtcctggtttaggccaccaaccgggactaaagtcctgcgGCTGGCACGGCGTCGGACGAGTGGATGTTTAATCCCATCTCGCTAGCTGAGAGGCGACGAGAGTGGTTTGTAAGGGCAGTTGTGCCAACCCTCACGAGCTTCTCTCTAATGCAGGCCTACGGGCCTAAACGCACTCTCTTTGTCTGTGGGCCTACTGGGTCTTCTATGGGCCTGCATCTGGTCCAATTAAcgtgtagggtttctagtcgtatgcaggccgtggtggcccattAGGCGGCATTTTTTTTACATTAatactttttagttcattctttttaacaatTAAATACTATTTTGATCATTTTAGTTAGTACTTTTTTGGTTCttcttagttcattctttttaacaaatcaaTACTTTAATAAGtttagttaatattattttgattcttTATAGTtcatttttatattagtttattctttcacctaaatgatcctgaaattaaaaaagcactataaatgaactctgaaaaggttaaaagttggcatgatatcatcatttcacccacatagcatgtgctaaaaagttgagagggttacgtaaAAAACTCCattcactttgtgtacaaaatcgacaatctctttcgaagtatcacagtttcggaCGAaacctcatgtgttacaaagggatttcgttttttttaacttattccaactctagacttttttgtgcgttcaacatgcaccattcaaagccacatcatcaattttcaaccctttttaacttcatttggtatttttcatgcatttactcatatttttgagctaaatgaccttgaaattgaaaaacactacaaataaactctgaaaagattgaaagttggcatggtaccttcatttcacacacataacatgtgttaaaaagttgagagcttacggtaaaaactggatgcacttcgtgtataaaatggacaatctctttcgaagtatctcagtttcggacgaaaactcatatgttacaaagggatttcatgttttAACCTATTTCAAATTCAGACattttgtgcgttcaacatgcaccattaaaagtcacatcatcaattttcaatcttttttatttaatttggtatttttcatgcatttactcattttttgagctaaatgaccgtgaaatcgaaaatcactacaaatgaactctgaaaaggttgaaaattggcatggtatcatcatttcacccacataatatgtgctaaaaagttgagagggttacggcaaaaatccAAAAACtgaatacacttcgtgtacaaaatggacaatctctttcgaagtatcacggtttcacacgaaactcatctgttacaaagagatttcattttttttacttatttcaactccagactttttgtgtgttcaacattTACCATTCCAAggcacgtcatcaattttcaacactttttgaCTTTAttaggtatttttcatgcatctactcatttatttgagctaaatgaccctgaaattgaaaaacactacaaaataAACTATGAAaaagttgaaagttgacatggtatcatcatttcacacgcatatcatgtgctaaaaagttgagagggttacggtaaaaactggatgcacctcgtgtacaaaatcgacaatcttttccgaagtatcacggtttcacacgaaaactcatgtgttacaaatagatttaatttttttgaacttatttcaactctagactaTTTGTgccttcaacatgcaccattcaaagtcgcatcatcaattttcaaccctttttgtcttcatttgatatttttcttgcatttactcattttttgagctaaatgaccatgaaatttaaaagcactacaaatgaactctgaaaaggttgaaagttggcttggtatcatcatttaattgattctttttagttcattctttttagttaatattttaggtgattctttttagttcattatttttaacaaataaatactttgataattttcgtTAATAATATATTTTACTGCAGTGATATTGTAGATCAAAGCCATCATTAGAGTTTGTGGAAAGAAagccttcactttttcttcgcgtgtGTCCCTTGCTTATTGCGCTttaaccatggacaatcttcatcacATACATCACAATGCTTCAGAAAGCTTGCTCACATCAAACTAAATATTCTTACACACAAACCGTACTTAAATAGGGACATAATAGAAATAATAGTTCGGATATCCATTACAGAAAGTACTTTAATCCTACTCTTCTGGGTTGCAAACCTACTCGTCCGAATTAGGAGAGAACCCCAAGCATTACATAATAGAGATATGGCAAACACTACTCGTCGACCGTATCAAAATAGCCCGAAGCAGGAGATACTAGCGGTACGAGGTGACGCTGCCTATAATTGCATATTCAAAtcctgcggtacaactcgtatgcaacgtaCCCATCTAttgttgcatactcaatgttgattggGTCAAGTGGGgtattctcccaaagtttgtgccctGAGTTGGGGAATTTTGTCTTCATATTagcgtactcctcgtcgatcagggcggctgccatatgagccattcaAGTCTTGTCATGCTCAAGCCTGAATATGCCCTGAAGATCAATGTGGCATTCAGCCAGTATCTCAATACCCCAAGTGCGCAtcatcttgatcttgtcattCTTTATATCAACGCTAGCAAAATCATTATCCTCACCGCCAGCTCTACCGCCTTGCTCTCCCACATCATCACCTCCTTGAAACAGGAGTTTTCCATGGCTGATGTTGGTCCCCTTCACCACTTCTTGGGAATCAATGTCACTCACAACTCGTGTGGTctcttcctctgtcagcagcaataTACACTCGAGCTTCTTGATCGCGCTGACATGCTAAACTGTAAGCCAGCTCCAACACCAGTTGACACCAGCTCCAAACTATCCTCCACCGTTGGCCGGATACTGTCCAATCCCACTCACTACCGCAGTCTCATTGGAGCTCTTCAATACCTCACTCTCACTCGCCCTGACATTACCTACGCGGTTCAGCAGGCGTGCCTCTTCATGCAGGCCCCTCGCGACATCCACCTCACTCTTGTCAAGCGAATCCTTCGCTATCTCCAGGGAACATCCCACTATGGTCTCCAGCTTTACAAATCCACCACTCGGGACCTCATAGCCTACattgatgcggattgggccggctgTCCGGACACCCGCAAGTCCACCTCTGGTTTTTGCGTTTTTCTCGGCTCAAACCTTGTCTCTTGGTCCTCCAAGCGTCAACCAACCATCTCCCGTTCCAGTGCCGAAGCGGAGTGTCGAGGTGTGGCCAACTGGGTCACCGAGTCCTGCTGGTTACGACAGCTTCTGTTCGAACTCCAGGTTCCACCGACTCGGGCCACTGTCGTCTATTGTGATAACGTCAGTGCATCCTATCTTGAGAGCAATCCAGTACAGCGCCAACGGACCAAGCACATTGAGATAGACCTGCATTTTGTTCGAGATCGTGTCTCTCTCGGTGATGTTCGTGTTCTGCATGTGCCCTCCAGCTCTCAGTATGCAAATATCTTCACCAAGGGCCTGCCATCGACGGTCTTCATCGATTTTCGCTCCAGCCTGAACACCCATCCCAACGGAGTTCcggttgaggggggggggggttagcgcATGTACATAACAGCTAGCTTAGCCGATCCTATTAGTCAGGATCACAACTGCCCCGCAGGCCTGCCACCCATTGCGGCCGGCCCTCTTCTCCCTAGTGCATATATATGCAGCTGTACTTTGTAACCAATTACACACAGTGAATACAAGATTCTAACTCTCCCCTCCTAAGAGCAATGACTAGGGCTTCAACATTCTACTCTAGCCGTTCGTGCGTTGTTTTCATGTGTTGTTTGAAGAATGCAAAATTAGTCTATTAAGAGCGTGTTCGGCAGGCCTTCACTCCTCACTTTTCAACTTGCAGCTTTATCTAGACACAGAACGCGCGAAGCGTCATTTTTACAACTCTCGAAAAATAGCCTACAAGATGCTCCCCTCCATTCCTGGAGAGCACTGAGCCAACGCGTTCGGCCCCACTCCGCAGCTCCTTCACCCGCTCCAGGAGCAGAGGCCTGCCGAACTTGCACTAACATtactatacggatgtatataaacttACTTTTTGCATGTAGTTTATAATAAAATCGTAAAATgttttatatttaaaaatggaTGAAGTAGTATCAATTAAAAAAACACCGTTTCCCAGAAGAAGACACAAGTTTTACGGTAAGATATTACAACCTGTCCAAACAAATTATAGCCCACGTTGAACAATGGAATCTATCAGCTGAGCAAGTTCAGTGTTCCTGAGCGTCAGGCTCTATAACCAACAGGCAACGAGAAGTACTTATTTCTGATTAATTCAATGATACCAAGCATAGGATTTTAGATACAATTCAGCAAATTTGTATTGAAAGAAATTTTGACCGAGTGTGAATTACTTTGGGagccaaaagaaaaaaagagccaGGTACTAAACGTCGAGTGGTTGATACTGAAAATGCCAAGCCGTCAGAGAGTGACTCGTGCTCTCAAATTCTGAGGTCCTCGAGCAATTCGTCGAGCTCCACCTCGTCGCACGGGTCCAGGTCAATTCCTCCAATTCCCATGGCGATCTCGTCGATGCCGATCTCGTCCTGCTGCATTTTATCACTCCCGCTGCCGCCCTGATGCATTTTCTTCTCGTACATCTTCTTGACCAGCACCGCGTCCGGCAAGCAGTGGCTATCCACGCCGAGGGTGTTGGCACCACGGAGGTCGTAGCCGAGCGCGCGGTCGCCAGGGCCCAGGATGTGCCCAAGGTGCGTCCTCACGGTGACCATTGCATCGCTCCTGCCCAGCTCCGACGCCCGGACAACCTGCGCGTACGCTGTGCGGTACCCGAACCTGGCGGCCGTCGTGGCCGGCGAGGTGTCGACGTCCAGCACCACGTACTCCACGAGCTGGCGGCTGGTGAGGACGGGCTCCAACCTGTGCCGGTCATACTCCTTCATCCCGAGGTTGACAATGCGGTGGGTGGAGGCGTCGAGGAGGGCCAGCGTGTCGGTGACCCTGACGCAGAGCACGAGTGGCCCGAGCCCGCCGAGAGCGCGCGACGCCTCCCCCGGGTGGAAGACGAGGTCGTCGCGGCACACCGGGCAGAGCTCCACGGAGAAGGCGTGCCGGTGGCGGTACGTGTTGCTCTTGGTGTCGTGCGACACGAGCTGCCTCGCCGCGTCCGCCACGCGCGCCGGCGCGAGGGAGGCGATGAGCGCGACAAGGCTGGCAGCTTGGGACCGGGACGCGAAGAAGAAGTCGATCCCGCCGGCGCCGGTTACGTCGACGCGGGTGGCCGAGCCGGCCGCGCCGAGGGCGGCCAGCCGATGCTCGAGATGGAGCAGCGTGCGCCGGTGCGCCGCTCGCTGCCGCAGCTGCACGACGGCGCACCACTGGTCCTGTTCAGGGTCGGCGCGGGCGCGGGAGCAGCTGTCGCAGAGGCGGTCGTGGACGGTGAACTCGACGGCGTGGTCCCGCTCCAGCGCGACGCCGCAGCCGGGGAGGACCtcgcggcggaggcggaggcggagcatGAGGCGCTTGGAGTGCGGCTCGGTGAAGACGAACTCGGCCGCGGAGAGGGACACGCCGAGGCGCTGGAGCGGGCGCTGCACGCGGCGGAGGAGCAGCTGCAAGAGCTCGGCTGACTCCGGCGCGGCGCGGGTCCAGCGCCGCGGGGGCTCGAGGTAGGAGGAGCACGAAGGGCAGTGCACCACGGCGGCGTGGCGCGGCGCGCCCTCGGTGACGTCGACGCGCGCGCGGAGGCAGGGTGCGCACATGTTTGCCGCATTGGGCGGCATCGCGACGCCGCACAAGCAACAGAGCGTCGTGCTCGCCGCTGCGGCGGACTGCGTCGGTGGAGGGAGGAACAGCGCGTCGCCGGCAGGCTGGTGCGCTGACGCCATTGGGATCGGTGTTGTGACGGTGATCAGATCTGTGGCGGCGACGATTACCGTAGAGATTGCGACtcgtaaaataaaaataaaaactagaaATTGCCCTTCGTTAGGGTTTCAGATTGGATTTTGTATTCACTAGGCAATTAAGCCCATTGACAAAAACATCCTCGTGCAAGGAGATTCTAAGCCCAGTTAAGCTACACGGACAAATACAGCCCGAATCCCATCTCATGAAATCGGGCTCActcatcacacacacacaaaaaaaaaaaatGTTGAGCGGCACAAGCAAATTTTTTTTTAGACAACGTTGGGAGCTGgtatctatactactaataaaagatCAAACGAAAACTTCTCTAGGTACACACAACTATTACCCCcacaaaaacaaacaccaatCACCACCACACAATTAGACAACAAATTACAGTCTAACGGCCTTCCACCATCCACGCAGCACCATCGTGTGCATTTATCAAATAAACTAAGGctgaccgtgctccacctcctcgCTCAACCCGCTCGCCTCGCGCCCCCGTCGCCCCCGCTCAAGCCGCTAGCCCACCGCTTGCCtcgcgtcgccgtcgtcgtcgctcgACGCTCGCCTCGCGCAGCCGCCCCCGCTCAGCCCGCtcgcctcgcgccgccgccgcccccgctcAGCCCGCTCGCCCACCGCTTGCCTCGCGTGGCCGTCGCCGTCGCTCGACGctcgccccgcgccgccgccgcaggAAGCGGCCGAGCAGCCATAGGGGAACGACGGGCGGGCGGGCACCATGGAGCTCTGCTGCTCGGGAGTCGtaagcggtggcggcggcgcggcCGGTGCCGGGACACTTCGGGCCCAGAAGTCCAGGAATTCTCCCGGGTTCCTACTTTCCCCGCCCAGGAGGCGGCCGAGCAGCCGCGCGGGCTGCCGCCAGCTCGCATCGCCGTCCTACGACGAGCGGGTGGGCCGGCCCGGAGACGCGGGGAGCGTCGTCCACATGCTCAGGTCGGCCGCCGCAGCCGACCCAGCGGAGGCCCTCGAGCTGTTCCTGTACGTCGCGCGGCAGACCAGGGTCGTCGACACCACTGAGTCGTGCAACTACACGTTGGAGCTGATGCGCACCCATGGCCGGGTTGGGGACGTGGCCCACGTGTTAGACATAATGCAGAGGCAGATCGTCAAGGCCAATCTGGGAACCTTCTGCACCGCCTTCGGGCCGGTCGGCGTTGAGGGGGGCCTCCAGAGTGCGCCGGCGGCTTTGCCGGTGATGAAAGAGGCTAGGATTGCCCTGAACGCCTACACCTACAATGGCCTCATCTACTTTCTCGTCAAGTCTGGGTTCGACAGGGAGACCATGGAGGTGTACAACGCCATGGCGGCGGATGGTGTCGTGCCGACTGTCAGGACCTATTCCGTGCTGATGCTGACGTTTGGGAAGAGGAGGGACACTGAGACTGTTGTTGGGTTGTTGGGTGAGATGGACGCTCGCGGAGTGAGGCCAAATGTGTACAGCTACACTATCTGCATCCGGGTTCTTGGACAAGCTAGAAGATTAGAGGAGGCGTATAGAATTCTTTGCAAAATGAAGGAAGAGGGCTGCAAGCCGGATGTCGTCACCAATACTGTGCTTATACAGATTCTCTGTGATGCCGGTCAACTTGATGATGCCAAGGATGTATTTTGGAAGATGAAAGCGAGTGATCAGAAACCTGATAGAGTGACCTACACTACTCTCCTGGACAAGTGCGGCAACGATGGTGACTCGCGGTCAGTAAGTGAAATATGAAATGCATTCAAAGCTGATGGGTATAATGACAATGTCGTATCTTATACTACTGTTGTGGATGCATTGTGCCAAGTTGGAAGGGTCGATGAAGCCTTAGATGTTTTCGATGAGATGAAACAAAAGGGTATAGTAGCTCAGTAGTATTCATACAACTCCTTGATATCTGAATTTCTTAAAGCTGATAGGTTTAACGGTTCTCTAGAGCTGGTCAACCATATGAATATTCATGGTCCTACTCCAAATGGCTACACACATGTTCTGTTTATAAACTACCATGGAAAATCTGGCAAATCTCTGAAAGCACTTAAAAGGTACGAGCTTATGAAGAGCAAAGGGATTGTTCCAGATGTTGTTGCTGGTAATGCTGTTTTGTATGGTCTTGCTAAATCTGGGAGGCTGGGAATGGCAAAAAGGGTCTTCCATGAATTGAAAGCTATGGGAATTTCTTCAGATAATATCACCTACACGATGATGATCAGGTGTTGCAGCAAGGCATCGAATGTTGATGAGGCCATGAAGATCTTCGCTGAAATGATTGAAAACAAACGTCTTCCATGCTCTTTGATTGATATGATGTACAAGGCATGGGAAATGAAGCCTAGAATCTTCTATGAACTAAAAGAAATGAACCTTGAACCCATTGACTGTACTTACAACACACTTTTGGCAGGATTAGGAAGAGAAGGTAAAGTCAAGGAGGTAATACAACTGCTTGAAGGAATGAACTCTTATAGCTTTCCACCTAATATAATAACGTACAACAATGTTTCTGGATTGTCTCTGCAAAAATGGGGAGGTGAACTATACACTGGACATGCTATACAGTATGACAATGAACGGTTGCATGCCCGACCTTTCATCTTACAACACCGTGATGTATGGTCTTGTTAAAGAGGACAGATTGGATGAGGCATTCTGGACGTTTCGTCAGATGAAAAAGGTTCTTGCTCCAGATTACGCAACGTGTGTACTATCCTCCCGAGTTTTGTGAGGAGTGGGTTAATGAAGGAAGCTCTGCATACTGTTAAAGAATATATTCTTCAACCTGACTCTAAAGTGGATAGATTTTCGGTCCACTCACTAATGGAATGGGTGACCGCCCAAGCCCCCAAAATCAGGCCCCGACCTCGTCATGTGCTCC
Coding sequences within:
- the LOC123442205 gene encoding 60S ribosomal export protein NMD3-like; amino-acid sequence: MASAHQPAGDALFLPPPTQSAAAASTTLCCLCGVAMPPNAANMCAPCLRARVDVTEGAPRHAAVVHCPSCSSYLEPPRRWTRAAPESAELLQLLLRRVQRPLQRLGVSLSAAEFVFTEPHSKRLMLRLRLRREVLPGCGVALERDHAVEFTVHDRLCDSCSRARADPEQDQWCAVVQLRQRAAHRRTLLHLEHRLAALGAAGSATRVDVTGAGGIDFFFASRSQAASLVALIASLAPARVADAARQLVSHDTKSNTYRHRHAFSVELCPVCRDDLVFHPGEASRALGGLGPLVLCVRVTDTLALLDASTHRIVNLGMKEYDRHRLEPVLTSRQLVEYVVLDVDTSPATTAARFGYRTAYAQVVRASELGRSDAMVTVRTHLGHILGPGDRALGYDLRGANTLGVDSHCLPDAVLVKKMYEKKMHQGGSGSDKMQQDEIGIDEIAMGIGGIDLDPCDEVELDELLEDLRI